A window of Planctomycetota bacterium contains these coding sequences:
- the ubiE gene encoding bifunctional demethylmenaquinone methyltransferase/2-methoxy-6-polyprenyl-1,4-benzoquinol methylase UbiE: MTSAAERPGRTPPPAGDGARVDKSGSRVRGMFAEIAPRYDLVNRLLSGGIDVRWRRETVRRAPPPSAGGAILDVCTGTGDLALAYAAAAPGVRIVASDFCRPMLDRGAEKAMRVSRTVEWVEADAMALPFPTASFDLVTVAFGLRNIADTAAGLAEMARVCKPGGTLAILEFSLPANPVIRHGYLWYFRNLLPAIGNTVARNRSAAYTYLNQSVEEFPSGERLAALVRAAGFGTVAQFPLSFGIATLSVAHRAAGKAA; the protein is encoded by the coding sequence ATGACGTCAGCCGCCGAGCGACCGGGTCGCACGCCCCCACCGGCGGGCGACGGTGCCCGTGTTGACAAGAGCGGCAGCCGGGTCCGCGGGATGTTTGCCGAGATCGCTCCGCGCTACGATCTCGTGAACCGACTCCTGTCAGGAGGCATCGACGTCCGCTGGCGGCGCGAGACGGTCCGCCGAGCTCCGCCACCCTCGGCCGGGGGCGCGATCCTCGACGTCTGCACCGGTACCGGCGACCTGGCGCTTGCCTACGCCGCCGCCGCCCCTGGCGTGCGGATCGTGGCCAGCGACTTCTGCCGGCCGATGCTCGACCGCGGTGCCGAGAAGGCGATGCGCGTAAGCCGGACGGTCGAGTGGGTCGAGGCCGACGCCATGGCCCTCCCCTTCCCGACCGCGTCCTTCGACCTGGTGACCGTGGCCTTCGGCCTGCGCAACATCGCCGACACCGCCGCGGGCCTCGCCGAGATGGCCCGCGTCTGCAAGCCGGGGGGCACGCTGGCGATCCTCGAGTTCTCGCTGCCGGCCAATCCGGTGATCCGCCACGGCTATCTGTGGTATTTCCGCAACCTCCTCCCGGCAATCGGCAACACCGTCGCCCGCAACCGTTCGGCGGCCTACACCTACCTCAACCAGAGCGTCGAGGAGTTCCCCTCGGGGGAACGGCTCGCGGCGCTCGTCCGCGCCGCCGGATTCGGCACCGTCGCGCAGTTTCCGCTGTCGTTCGGGATCGCGACCTTGTCGGTCGCCCACCGCGCGGCCGGAAAGGCGGCCTGA
- a CDS encoding UbiX family flavin prenyltransferase — translation MPAPSLPVVVAITGASGASYGARLVEVLLAAGCDLHLTVSPSGQAVIAEETGRRVDLDRFDPAVLLGRGLPATGSWIYHHYKDLMAPIASGSFLTAGMVICPCSGSTLAAVAHSMGENLIHRAAEVHLKERRRLVVVPRETPLSLPQLKNMQAIHEAGAVVLPASPGFYHQPRSLDDLVDFVVARICDQLGVGHDLMRCWGETS, via the coding sequence GTGCCGGCGCCGTCGCTGCCCGTCGTCGTCGCGATCACCGGTGCCTCCGGCGCGTCCTACGGCGCGCGGCTCGTCGAGGTGCTCCTCGCCGCGGGGTGCGACCTCCACCTGACGGTCAGCCCGTCGGGGCAGGCGGTGATCGCCGAGGAGACCGGCCGGCGCGTCGACCTCGACCGGTTCGATCCCGCCGTCCTCCTCGGCCGCGGTCTTCCCGCCACCGGAAGCTGGATCTACCACCACTACAAAGACCTGATGGCCCCGATCGCCAGCGGCAGTTTCCTCACCGCGGGGATGGTGATCTGCCCGTGCAGCGGCAGCACGCTGGCCGCCGTCGCCCATTCGATGGGGGAGAACCTCATCCACCGCGCCGCCGAGGTCCACCTCAAGGAGCGGCGCCGGCTCGTCGTCGTGCCGCGGGAGACGCCGCTGTCGCTACCGCAGCTGAAGAACATGCAGGCGATCCACGAGGCGGGCGCGGTCGTGCTCCCCGCGAGCCCCGGCTTCTACCACCAGCCGCGGTCGCTCGACGACCTCGTCGACTTCGTCGTCGCGCGGATCTGCGACCAGCTCGGTGTCGGCCACGACCTCATGCGCTGCTGGGGGGAGACGTCCTGA
- a CDS encoding 2-phosphosulfolactate phosphatase — MIDWHCHDLAPRMPPGAAAGAIAVVIDVLRASTSIATALESGATAVWPTPSVAAARATRDRLPAGTLLGGERGGLPPAGFDLGNSPLDYTPARVGGHAVVVTTTNGTAALAACRDARDVVIGALVNRAAVAAFLRRRGAAPDRVAVHLVCAGTDGAVSGEDVLGAGAIVDAAAGPADRLDAASSAARAAFRRVVAAGAPEAALADAFRDTPGGANLIALGMQRDLAAAARLDAVAVVPHLVGDRLVAAAD; from the coding sequence ATGATCGACTGGCACTGCCACGACCTGGCGCCGCGGATGCCCCCCGGGGCGGCGGCCGGCGCGATCGCCGTCGTCATCGACGTCCTCCGTGCCAGCACGTCGATCGCCACGGCGCTGGAGTCGGGGGCGACGGCGGTGTGGCCGACGCCTTCGGTCGCCGCGGCGCGTGCGACCCGCGACCGGCTTCCCGCCGGGACGCTCCTGGGCGGCGAGCGCGGCGGCCTCCCCCCCGCCGGCTTCGATCTCGGCAACTCGCCGCTCGACTACACCCCGGCGCGCGTCGGCGGGCACGCCGTCGTGGTGACGACCACCAACGGCACCGCGGCGCTGGCCGCCTGCCGCGACGCCCGCGACGTCGTGATCGGAGCGCTGGTCAACCGGGCCGCCGTGGCGGCGTTCCTCCGCCGCCGCGGCGCCGCGCCCGACCGCGTCGCCGTCCACCTCGTCTGTGCCGGCACCGACGGCGCGGTGAGCGGCGAAGACGTCCTCGGCGCCGGGGCGATCGTCGACGCCGCCGCCGGTCCGGCCGACCGGCTCGACGCCGCCTCCAGCGCCGCCCGCGCCGCCTTCCGGAGGGTCGTCGCCGCGGGCGCGCCGGAGGCGGCGCTCGCCGACGCCTTCCGCGACACCCCCGGCGGTGCCAACCTGATCGCCCTCGGCATGCAGCGCGATCTCGCCGCCGCCGCGCGGCTCGACGCCGTCGCCGTCGTCCCGCACCTCGTCGGCGACCGGCTGGTGGCCGCGGCCGACTGA